The Candidatus Cloacimonadota bacterium genome segment TAATAGATCCATTCGAAATCGGCGTTTTTGCCGATGGTGGTGAAGAAATCGGCAATTCCGTGAACCACTTCCACGTTGTCGAAATCCGCTTTGCTGCTCTCCATCACTTGTTTCAATATTCCCAGTTCGGAAGGCCAGCCGGAGCTGCCATACCTTTTTCCGCTGAAATCCTTGGGGGAAGTGATGTCGGCTTCTTTGAGCGAAGCGAAGCCGGAGCTGTTGTGCTGGATCACCGCGGCCAGCGATTTCACGTGCACACCCCGGGAGCGGGCGATGGTGACGCTCTCCTGATAGCTGAAGCCAAACTCCGCCTGTCCCAGTGCCACTATCTTCTCCGCCGTGTTCTCTCCCGGCTGGATGATTTCCACATCCAGGCCCTGCTCTTTGTAAAATCCCAGGTCGCGTGCTACGTAAACACCGGCGTGGTTGGTGTTGGGAGTCCAATCCAGAACCACGCGAACTTTGCGCAGGTCCGCCTTTTCCTGTTTCTGACCGCATCCGGCAAAGACGAGCAGCAAGGCGACGACGATTGTGACAGCTATAATATAGTTTTTCATTTTATTGCTCCCTTTGGTATGATCTGATTGTTAAGCTCTGGGGTGATACACTCTATGCGTTTCAACCAAATAGCGCGTATCCACGTGAGTATAGATCTGGGTGGTGTTCAGGCTGGCATGGCCTAACAAAACCTGCACGATGCGCAGATTCACGCCCCCTTCCAGTAGATGCGTGGCAAAGGAATGACGGA includes the following:
- a CDS encoding ABC transporter substrate-binding protein, whose protein sequence is MKNYIIAVTIVVALLLVFAGCGQKQEKADLRKVRVVLDWTPNTNHAGVYVARDLGFYKEQGLDVEIIQPGENTAEKIVALGQAEFGFSYQESVTIARSRGVHVKSLAAVIQHNSSGFASLKEADITSPKDFSGKRYGSSGWPSELGILKQVMESSKADFDNVEVVHGIADFFTTIGKNADFEWIYYGWDGVQARLKGIDINFIPVRDIDPIFDFYTPVLIASDLMVNSEPELMKKFLAATSSGYELCIKDPARGAEVFSKAVPELDRELVKASLDHLSGEFQADAPRWGQQNPVVWKNFADWMLRKGIITTSVEALAAFTNEFLPDAADPQGQ